Proteins co-encoded in one Phycisphaerae bacterium genomic window:
- a CDS encoding glycoside hydrolase family 38 C-terminal domain-containing protein — protein MRNTGLSVLAIITIFSSINFAEDTADNIQWGYFSGGTICLVSSSHQDIAWLDTPGQCETNRDVQTITPALEFMRTEQGYCFAMEQALNLKEYLQRHPELKDEILQRAIEKRFAWGATYTQPYESLESGEQLIRQAYFGRKMIRNILPGADARVAYNVDVPGRAMQMPQILKKAGIDYLVVSRQAEGIFKWTSPDGSSVAVYSNGYYSGPLGTYGNFKCDIAEVISKVSNKLAQQSDYYRKRNLPPVFCIYLCADGLHPVNYSDVCRRWNLLAEEFNKTSPADNKMPRMEHTTAENFMDSVVKPDVKLDTIVGERPNIWLYIHGPTHHWAVSAKRDSGILLPAAEMFATVDSLLAGDFNNYPAKELSDAWEAAVYPDHGWGGKNGDVTDEVFLKKYEFARDQSKAILDKSLQSIAARIKPAGKGRQIVVFNDLSWMRDGIVKVKLNNVKGSFYIADDGGNIMPHQFLHGELSFTAKDIPSIGYKTYYLIEDSNKLMTAAAVGKVITDYENDYYKAEFAQGGIKSIYDKQLNRQLLKTGKFLGGEIFSMQSNGNGAGEFLKVQMPSMEGFDKGSNRSSQWTLVESGRVRDVIETRYSFVDCQIVQRVIFYKDFKNIDFEAEINNWQGRHNREIRMAFPLDLPNGKIAYEVPMGILKVGENETKGAPGGWTEQGHYDQNASEVYPREVQSFITAYNDKARIIIGGGVAVWDYIDPTGNPVDYPVLQPVLLATRKSCHWEGNWYEQKGNHSFKFSLTACNPSDKQYWRTGIESNHFLYAIYDVSRNANTDLPVEKSFFSLSSKNVLISTIKKCEDDNGVVVRVYEIEGNGTNSSLKVPFGISKAQHTNIIEEQGKPLSSNGESIKIKTGKYAIETFKLYVQR, from the coding sequence ATGAGAAATACAGGATTATCAGTTCTTGCAATAATTACAATTTTCAGCAGTATTAATTTTGCCGAAGATACCGCAGACAACATACAATGGGGATATTTCAGCGGCGGAACGATATGCCTTGTTTCATCCAGTCATCAGGATATTGCCTGGCTGGATACGCCGGGGCAGTGTGAAACTAATCGCGATGTTCAGACGATTACACCTGCTTTGGAGTTTATGCGGACTGAGCAGGGATATTGCTTCGCGATGGAGCAGGCACTTAATCTTAAAGAATATCTACAGAGACATCCTGAGCTTAAAGACGAAATTTTACAGCGGGCAATCGAAAAACGTTTTGCATGGGGAGCAACTTACACACAGCCATATGAATCGCTCGAATCGGGAGAGCAGTTAATTCGTCAGGCTTATTTCGGGCGTAAAATGATACGAAATATTCTGCCTGGGGCCGATGCAAGAGTCGCATATAATGTCGATGTGCCCGGCAGAGCGATGCAAATGCCGCAAATACTTAAAAAGGCGGGAATCGATTATTTAGTTGTGAGCCGACAAGCCGAGGGAATTTTTAAATGGACAAGTCCTGACGGCAGTTCAGTCGCAGTTTATTCCAATGGTTATTACAGCGGTCCATTGGGGACTTATGGAAATTTCAAGTGCGATATCGCAGAGGTAATATCAAAAGTCTCAAATAAACTTGCCCAGCAGAGCGATTATTATCGAAAGCGAAATCTGCCGCCTGTATTTTGCATTTACCTGTGTGCCGATGGCCTGCATCCCGTCAATTATTCAGATGTATGCAGGCGATGGAATTTGCTGGCAGAGGAGTTTAATAAAACTTCGCCTGCGGATAATAAGATGCCGCGGATGGAACATACAACGGCGGAAAATTTTATGGATTCTGTTGTTAAGCCCGACGTAAAGCTTGACACTATTGTCGGCGAGCGGCCGAACATCTGGCTTTATATACACGGGCCGACACATCATTGGGCTGTTTCAGCGAAAAGAGACTCAGGGATTCTGCTGCCCGCGGCTGAAATGTTCGCAACTGTCGATTCACTTCTGGCAGGAGATTTTAATAATTATCCCGCGAAAGAATTATCCGACGCATGGGAGGCGGCCGTTTATCCTGACCACGGATGGGGCGGAAAGAACGGTGATGTGACAGATGAAGTATTTCTTAAAAAATATGAATTTGCCCGCGACCAGAGCAAAGCAATACTCGATAAATCGTTACAATCAATTGCCGCTCGCATTAAACCTGCTGGGAAAGGCCGGCAGATAGTGGTTTTCAACGACCTTTCCTGGATGCGAGATGGAATTGTTAAAGTAAAACTCAACAACGTTAAAGGTTCGTTCTATATTGCAGACGACGGTGGGAATATTATGCCGCATCAGTTTTTGCATGGCGAATTAAGTTTTACAGCAAAAGATATTCCGTCTATCGGTTATAAAACTTATTATCTTATTGAAGATTCGAACAAATTGATGACTGCCGCGGCTGTTGGCAAAGTAATTACCGATTATGAAAACGATTATTATAAAGCGGAATTTGCACAGGGCGGAATAAAAAGTATTTATGATAAACAGCTTAATCGCCAATTGCTTAAAACCGGCAAATTTCTCGGCGGCGAGATTTTTTCAATGCAGTCCAACGGTAACGGGGCAGGGGAGTTTTTGAAAGTGCAAATGCCTTCGATGGAAGGATTTGATAAAGGAAGCAATCGCAGTTCGCAATGGACGCTTGTAGAATCCGGCAGGGTACGAGATGTGATTGAAACACGATATTCTTTTGTCGATTGCCAAATCGTTCAGCGTGTTATCTTTTATAAAGATTTCAAAAATATTGATTTCGAGGCAGAAATTAATAACTGGCAGGGACGGCATAATCGTGAAATAAGAATGGCGTTTCCACTTGATTTACCGAACGGCAAAATCGCTTATGAAGTGCCGATGGGTATATTGAAAGTCGGCGAGAACGAAACGAAAGGAGCGCCGGGCGGCTGGACAGAGCAGGGGCATTATGACCAAAACGCCTCCGAGGTATATCCGCGCGAAGTACAAAGTTTTATAACGGCATACAACGACAAAGCCAGAATTATAATTGGCGGCGGCGTTGCGGTATGGGATTATATCGACCCGACCGGCAATCCGGTGGATTATCCGGTTTTGCAGCCGGTTCTTTTGGCGACTCGCAAAAGCTGTCACTGGGAAGGCAATTGGTACGAACAGAAAGGCAATCATAGCTTTAAATTTTCTCTGACAGCTTGTAACCCAAGCGACAAACAATATTGGCGGACAGGTATCGAATCGAATCATTTCCTATATGCAATTTATGATGTTTCTCGTAATGCAAATACTGATTTGCCTGTTGAAAAGAGTTTTTTCAGTCTGTCTTCTAAAAATGTTCTTATAAGCACGATTAAAAAATGCGAAGATGATAACGGTGTGGTCGTCAGGGTTTACGAAATAGAGGGAAACGGCACAAATTCATCGCTGAAAGTTCCTTTTGGAATCTCTAAAGCTCAACATACAAATATTATTGAAGAGCAGGGCAAGCCTTTGTCTTCAAACGGAGAATCGATAAAAATAAAAACAGGAAAATATGCAATTGAGACATTTAAATTATATGTTCAAAGATAA
- a CDS encoding sugar ABC transporter substrate-binding protein has protein sequence MKIRVLNISILLILSIFVLIPGCGKKEPQKPRISLIMKSLANEFFKTMEDGAGEHQKQNSEKYGLIASGIKDELDVAKQMDLVEQMIAQQVNAIVIAPADSKAMVSVCKKAIDSGIVVVNIDNKLDEDVLKDKNIQIPFVGPDNRKGAYLAGQYLAQKLQKGDKVAIIEGAPNAFNAVQRKLGFEDAMKEAGIEIVTSQSGNWETAKANQLVSAIITEYPDIKAVLCANDSMALGAVAALRTAGKTDDILVVGFDNISAAQRLLKEGKMLCTVDQHADKLAVFGIEFALDILDGKGKAENKETPVDLITAETLK, from the coding sequence ATGAAAATTCGAGTATTAAACATATCGATTTTGCTTATCCTTTCGATTTTTGTTTTAATCCCCGGCTGCGGCAAAAAAGAACCTCAAAAACCGCGAATTTCGCTGATAATGAAATCGCTTGCCAATGAATTTTTCAAAACGATGGAGGACGGGGCAGGAGAGCATCAAAAGCAAAATTCAGAAAAATACGGCCTCATTGCATCAGGAATAAAAGACGAGCTTGATGTCGCAAAGCAAATGGACCTTGTCGAGCAGATGATAGCGCAGCAGGTCAACGCAATTGTAATTGCACCGGCAGATTCAAAAGCAATGGTCAGTGTGTGCAAAAAAGCGATAGATTCAGGCATCGTAGTAGTGAATATTGATAACAAACTCGATGAGGATGTTCTTAAGGATAAAAACATTCAAATTCCGTTTGTGGGGCCGGACAATAGAAAAGGTGCTTACCTTGCGGGACAATACCTTGCTCAAAAATTGCAGAAGGGCGATAAGGTCGCGATAATTGAAGGCGCACCAAACGCTTTTAACGCCGTGCAGCGAAAACTTGGTTTTGAAGACGCGATGAAGGAAGCTGGAATTGAAATCGTAACATCGCAGTCGGGAAATTGGGAAACTGCTAAAGCCAATCAACTGGTTTCTGCTATTATAACTGAATATCCGGACATCAAAGCAGTGCTTTGCGCAAATGACAGTATGGCTCTTGGGGCAGTGGCGGCTTTGCGAACAGCGGGAAAAACAGACGATATTCTTGTTGTAGGCTTCGATAATATATCGGCGGCTCAAAGATTGCTTAAAGAAGGCAAAATGCTTTGCACGGTTGACCAGCATGCCGATAAACTTGCGGTTTTTGGAATTGAATTTGCACTTGATATTTTAGATGGAAAAGGCAAAGCTGAAAATAAGGAAACGCCGGTCGATTTAATTACAGCAGAAACTTTAAAATAA